The genomic region ATCGTCGATTCGCTTATATGGAAAATAAATGAGGCCGCATCAAGTTTCGATTTTGGCGGAAAGATAGTAGCTGTTGGTGGAGTGGCCGCAAATTCGCGGTTCCGTCAAAAGCTCATAGATATGTGCAACAGACGCGGTTGGCTCTACTCCATACCCGATAAGCAATTCTGCACCGATAACGGCGCTATGATTGCCGCAGCAGGTGAATTCCGCTATAAAAGAGGAAACGTGGCCGAATGGGATATCACAGCTGTAAGTCGTTGGGCGCTTGAAGACTTGTAATCCTCTAGCAAGAAAGAAGTTAATATGTTAGACAGAACAATCAAAGCCATCAAAGAAGCAGACCCTAAAAGCTTATATGATTGTATAGTATCATATTGTGTCGCAACAGGTTGCGAACTTCCTAAAAATGTCGAAACAAGAATTATGCTTACACTCAAACTCGCAGAAGAAGGCGTGTCCGCCGATGCCGATATCTCAATATTAGAAATACAGGAAATATCGGACTTCGTTGAACGCGCTCAAAAACTTCGTGAAAAACAACAACGTCTTATCGCATTGAAAAAATTTATCAAAATTTATCAATGAAACAATCGGTAGTATTGAAGTTGGCGATCTGGCTTTTAAAGGAAAGCAACTTCTTTCTTACTTCAATCCCGACCGCCTACTCGTCAGTTCGATATCTCCAGAAACCCTCGACAAACAATGCTCAGATTTTCTCGACGATTTTAGAATAGAATATGTCAACTACCACAATACCTGGCACAGCAAACGAAATGAGATTGGCGATAGATACGAGCAAATGAGTCAAAAAGTCGATATGTTAAAAAAACTAAACACCATCCGAAAATTAGGCCCAGCTGTTGGCGGTGAATTAATCATTGAATTATCTAAATATCCTGTCAAAATTCCGCCGTGTAGCATTCTTAAAATAACCGACTTGGGATTTGCAACCGAATGCCCATTCTGCAATCTTCAATATAAAAGCGGTATAGACTGGAATCACTTCGTCAAACTCGAAAAAAAACTAGATGAAACTTGCAGAAAAAAACTACGCCTTATATCCAATAAAGTCGCAGCTATAGCCGTCAAACAAAATATCAGCGATCCTATCCGTGCCTTTATCGATGCCGTCGCTATTAGCGATCTCGATAAACTCTACAATGTCTTCGATGAGGACGTGCTCCTGGCCCTAAAAAAAATCCTAACTAAATAATAAACTCCAGCTTGAAATTAATCACCGATTAAAACTATCGATGTTCTACTTTCTAAGCAATCTAACGCAATCCAATTTAACTATCGCCCTAATCGGGAAAAAATTAAACGAAAATGGCTGGCGCGGGGAAAAGCGTTGTCATTAAATTTGCCCCAATCGCAAATTTAATGGCAAAATGGTGGTGTGGTGAAAGTTTTTGCATCCAAAACTAATGTAACATAATTCCTCATCGGATCTTGCAAAAACCGTGACAGCCTTTTTCAAAAAAAGGACGGATCAAAGACCCGTCCTTTAAAACAACATTTGATTTAATTTTATTCTTCTTCTTTAGCCTGCTTTGATTCCTCGATAACCTTCTGAGCAGTTTCATAAGGAACCTCAGCATAATGACTGAATTCGCGAGTGAAATAGCCTCTACCCTGAGTAAGACTCCTTAAAATAGTAGAGTATTTATATAATTCTGCCTGCGGAACTTGAGATTTAACCTTGGTGAAGCTTCCAATCGGCTCCATACCACTGATCTTTCCCCTTCTGGAAGAAATATCTCCCATTACATCACCAGTGAACTCCTCGGGAACAATTATCTCAACATCATCGATCGGCTCGAGAAGATAAGGATCTGCCTTGTCAAAAGCCGCCTTTACGCCGAGGTGCGCGGCTATCTTGAATGCCATTTCCGACGAGTCAACCGAGTGGTAACTGCCATCATAAAGGGCTACACGCATATCGACTACCTTAAAACCGGCAACAACACCGTCTTTCATAATCTCTCCAACACCCTTATCAACAGCAGGAATAAACTTTCCGGGGACAACTCCACCGCTGATCTCATTCGTAAATTCATATCCCTCGCCGCGCGGAAGCGGTTCGAGACGTAACCAAACATCCCCAAACTGACCTCGACCACCGGTTTGTTTCTTATGGCGACCCTGAGCTTCTGAAGTTTTACGGATAGTCTCACGATACTTTATCTTAGGCTTGCCAAGCTCTACATCCACACCAAATTGCTCCTTAAGTTTACCAACTATCATATTGAGCTGAAGCTCTCCCTGTCCATGCAGAAGTGTCTGTTTAAGCTCAGAATCAACCTCGTAACTAAACGTCGTGTCCTCTTCGGCAAGGCGCGCAAGACCGGTGGCAATCTTCTCCTCTTCGCCTTTCTGCTTGGCTTTAACTGCAACATCGATAACAGGCTTTGGAAAATCGATGGGAGGGAATATAATAGGTTTACTCTTCTCGCATAGCGTATCACCTATTCCAGTTCCCTTGAGTTTAACTGTAATGCCAATATCTCCGGCTTCTAGAGTTTTAACCTCCATACGCTCTTTACCCCGAGCAACATAGATAGTTCCAACCCGCTCACTAATGCCCCGAATAGGATTATAAAGTTCACTCCCATTCTCGACTGTCCCAGAATATACGCGAAAATAAGTGAGTTTTCCAACATGCTCTTCGGAGAAGACCTTATAAACAAGGGCACTTGTATGACCATTGGAATCAATCTCGATAGCCTCAGAATAATCCTCGTCACCGACAGCCTTTTTAGCCATGACTTTACCGGCAACCTTGGGATTTGGAACCAAATTAATTATAGCGTTAAATACAAGGTCTGTCCCAATATTCTGAGAAGCACTAATAGGAATAACCGGATAGAGCTTACCTGCGGCAACTGCCTTGTTAAGACCGTTAATAAGTTCTTCCTCAGAAAGTTCGCCGGTTTCAAAATATTTCTCTAAGAGTTTATCGTCCGACTCGGCGACAGCCTCCATAAGCTGCATACGAAATTCGTCTATTTGGTCCTCGAGATTGGTCGGTATATCTATCTCTTTACCTAACCCTTTGCCACCCCGCTCATATGAATAAGCCTTATGAGCAAGAAGATCTATCACTCCGTTAAAAGAGTCAGAAGAACCTATAGGTATGGCAATAGGCGCTACCTCGTTTCCGAAAGCGTCTTGGAGTTCTTTAAGAGCCTTCGAATAATCAGCGTTTTCTCTATCCATACGATTAACAAGGAAAATAGCCGGTTTGCCATTGATATGATCCCATGCCTTCTGAGTACCAACCTCGACCGCGCTTTGTGCGGAAACTAAAATAACTCCTGCATCGGTTACACTAACCCCGCTGATAACCTCGCCGATAAAATCCGAATAACCCGGGGTATCGAGAATATTAATTTTAGTGCCTTCAGATTCGGCAATCAAAAGAGAAAGCTGAACCGAACTTTTTCTGTCTATTTCGGCAGAATGGTAATCACTTGCAGTGTTCCCATCATCGACAGAGCCCATGCGTGTTAAAGCTCCACTTGAATAAAGCATAGCCTCTGCGAGAGTCGTTTTACCCACACCACCATGAGATAAAAGGACTATATTACGAATGTTTTCTGTCCCGTATTCTTTTACCGCTGCCACGGGAACTCCTTCCTTTATAAGTTCGATTCTTTATAAAATGAACCGAGAAAATATTTAAAAAGAACGCACTTGTCAATGTTAATCGATAATGAAGGGATTTTTTATTGGCCATTATCTTATTTTTAATAATATACATTCATTCATTTTTTACACAAAGGAATAACAAGTTCAGCTACGCTTTTGGCTATAGAATCCAAAGGATAATAACAAACCTTGACTCCGTCGCGTTCGCTTACTAAAATACCTCGGTCGGTCATAACTCTAAGATGCTGGGATACAGTCGATTGAGGAAGATTGAGTTTGGTCGCGAGTTCTTTAACGAAACAACCTTCGTGAATAAGACAGGCAAGTATTCTCAATCTATCGGGGTGGCCTAAAACCCTTAAAATGCCCGCTATACGATCTAACTTATCTCTGGATACATCTATCATTTGACCAACAATAACTTGCGGGTTACAAAAATATTTCCATGAGTGAAGCGCGCAAGATAAACCCCTGTGGGAAGCTCATTCTTCATCCGGTCTCTACCATCCCAGATAATGTCGCATCCCTCAAATTCACGGACGATCCTTCCATCTAAGTCAAATATCTCGATCTTAGGCAAAAAAATCGAGTCCTTAGAATGGAAAAATATCCTGCATGCCGAATTGAAGGGATTGGGATAAATGTCAATATTTACATTATCAGGAATTCTGTAAGCGCCTGCAGCCAAACCCGGATCGAGATAATAAATGAATTTAATGTCATCGACATACCAACCAGAAGCGCTAACATATGGATCACTTCCAATAACCAGTTTTATCAATATGG from bacterium harbors:
- a CDS encoding winged helix-turn-helix transcriptional regulator; this encodes MIDVSRDKLDRIAGILRVLGHPDRLRILACLIHEGCFVKELATKLNLPQSTVSQHLRVMTDRGILVSERDGVKVCYYPLDSIAKSVAELVIPLCKK
- the fusA gene encoding elongation factor G, which translates into the protein MAAVKEYGTENIRNIVLLSHGGVGKTTLAEAMLYSSGALTRMGSVDDGNTASDYHSAEIDRKSSVQLSLLIAESEGTKINILDTPGYSDFIGEVISGVSVTDAGVILVSAQSAVEVGTQKAWDHINGKPAIFLVNRMDRENADYSKALKELQDAFGNEVAPIAIPIGSSDSFNGVIDLLAHKAYSYERGGKGLGKEIDIPTNLEDQIDEFRMQLMEAVAESDDKLLEKYFETGELSEEELINGLNKAVAAGKLYPVIPISASQNIGTDLVFNAIINLVPNPKVAGKVMAKKAVGDEDYSEAIEIDSNGHTSALVYKVFSEEHVGKLTYFRVYSGTVENGSELYNPIRGISERVGTIYVARGKERMEVKTLEAGDIGITVKLKGTGIGDTLCEKSKPIIFPPIDFPKPVIDVAVKAKQKGEEEKIATGLARLAEEDTTFSYEVDSELKQTLLHGQGELQLNMIVGKLKEQFGVDVELGKPKIKYRETIRKTSEAQGRHKKQTGGRGQFGDVWLRLEPLPRGEGYEFTNEISGGVVPGKFIPAVDKGVGEIMKDGVVAGFKVVDMRVALYDGSYHSVDSSEMAFKIAAHLGVKAAFDKADPYLLEPIDDVEIIVPEEFTGDVMGDISSRRGKISGMEPIGSFTKVKSQVPQAELYKYSTILRSLTQGRGYFTREFSHYAEVPYETAQKVIEESKQAKEEE